Part of the Actinomycetota bacterium genome, CGCCTGGGAGCAAACACCGACGAAGCCAGCGAAGCCGATTGTCAACAGCGCAGTGATGACCCGGCGCGTGCTGCACGGCGGCGGAAAGAGCCAGCGCAACCCGCGCGCGTAAGAGATTGGCTGGCGCCACGACGGCAGCTCACGATCGTCCCAGGCGATCATCTCTCCATATGTACCTTGCGCTCCGTTTCTCCTTGGCTTGCTGAGTCCTCGTCAAGCTCGGCCCTGCTCGACTCTCAGTCTCCCGTCGCGGCCACCCGTCACGTTCCTGGTGGTCGTGCAGCACCGGACGCCCTGCCCGACGGCCGTCTCTCAGCGCCCTACGTGTAGACCCGGACGTAGTCGACGATGGTCTGCGCCGGCAGCGGGGTGACACCGGGCTGGAAGTCGTTCCCGGGCCAGCCGAGGCCCTGGGTGAGCGCCACCATGTAGTCCTTGTTGAAGTTGGACGCGCCCAGGGTGTTGGTCAGGCAGACCTGGCCGTTGTAGATGATCCTGATCGACTCTGCGGTCCACTCGACCACGTAGGTGTTCCAGTCGGCGATGTCGGCGATAAGGCAGTAGTTGTTGGTGGCATTGGGGTCGAGGAACGACAGCGGGTGGTGGACGTAGGGGATGGCGCGGTCGCTGTAGCGGCCGTAGATCTCGGCGATGTCGATCTCTCCCCTGCCCGGGCCCCCGTTCAGGTCTTGCGGGAACAGCCAGAAGGCGGTGTGGGTGCCCTGGACCTTGGCGGAGATGATCTTCGCCCTCACCTCGACCCGCCCTCGGTTCACGCTCACGCGCTGGTACGTCGAGACCGAGCCCGAGGTGTACTGGGTGACCCGGGGGACCCTGTCCTCGCAGATGAACGGCGCGAGCTCCTGCCGGCTAGTCAGCACGAGGTTCCCCCCGCTCACGGACACGTTGTTCGGCGAGTCCATGAAGCAATCGTGGTCGTTGGAGTCGAAACCCGAGCCCTTGGTCTGCTGAGGGAGCCACACCGTACGGTCGAGGACTGGGCCGTTGAACTCGTCGGAGAAGGCACAGGTCCACACGCCACCACCGGTCTTGGGCACCGTCGGGTAACCACCACAGGCCGAGGCCGGGACCGTCGTCGTCGTGGGCAACGTCGTCGCCGTGGGGACAGTCGTCGTCGTCGTGGGCACGGTCGTCGTCGTGGTCGTCGTGGTCGTGGTCGTCGTGCACCATCCCAGGAGCCGCTGCAGGAACGTGCACTTGGTCGTGCTCGTGGGCTCCGTCGCGGCCATCGCCGCCGAGGGGATGCTGGCCAGCGGCAATGCCGCGGCCACCACGAGGAGGACGACGACCGATCGGCGCTGCGGGCGGGGTTGGGTCATGGCGACTGAGTCTCCTTCTGATGAGGTGGTCGGTCGACCGACGGCGCTCGCCCGGTGGCTTGAACGCCTATGCATGTCATCGACCAGGAAGGGCGCGGAGTGAAGAGGTTTCTGCAGCCGCCCCAACGCCGCCATCGTGTGTGAGGCCGCCCAACCGCTCCTCCGGGTCACAAGCCGGCCGGAGAGCTCGCGCTGGGCACGGTAAGTGGGCGAGTCCGTGCTGGCACGGACGACAGGTGGGGCCCCGCTCGTCATGCTGGCCTCCGCGTCCGCACAGGCGGGCGGCTCACGAGGGGGTAAGCGGGACTTGAGGAACGTTCGTGGCAGGAAGGCCCTGGTGGCGGTGGGCATAGCAGCAGCAGCGATGGTGAGCGCTCCCCAGGCCGCGGTGGCCCAGCACAGGACGTTCAACTACGCGGTCGTGGCCGTGGACTTCGCCTTCCGGGGGATCCCGGGCGTGCTGCCCAACGGGACCTACAACACCAACTTCATCAACCTCGGCCATGCGCCCCACGTCATCGTCCCGATCAACCTCGGGCCCGAGTGCGCAGACCTCACCCGGGCCGAGCTGATCGCGGCCTTCGACCTGGGTGAGGAGGGCTTCTTCGAGATGTGCCCCGACGCGTCGGTGGGGGGTGAGGCCTTCGCTTTCGGAGGCGAGCGGGCCAAGGCCCCCCTCACCCTGACCCCCGGTCGCACGGTCTTCGCCTGCTTCGTGAACC contains:
- a CDS encoding glycoside hydrolase family 16 protein, whose amino-acid sequence is MTQPRPQRRSVVVLLVVAAALPLASIPSAAMAATEPTSTTKCTFLQRLLGWCTTTTTTTTTTTTVPTTTTTVPTATTLPTTTTVPASACGGYPTVPKTGGGVWTCAFSDEFNGPVLDRTVWLPQQTKGSGFDSNDHDCFMDSPNNVSVSGGNLVLTSRQELAPFICEDRVPRVTQYTSGSVSTYQRVSVNRGRVEVRAKIISAKVQGTHTAFWLFPQDLNGGPGRGEIDIAEIYGRYSDRAIPYVHHPLSFLDPNATNNYCLIADIADWNTYVVEWTAESIRIIYNGQVCLTNTLGASNFNKDYMVALTQGLGWPGNDFQPGVTPLPAQTIVDYVRVYT